The Cydia splendana chromosome Z, ilCydSple1.2, whole genome shotgun sequence genome window below encodes:
- the LOC134805335 gene encoding prefoldin subunit 1, whose amino-acid sequence MAKPVDLELKKAFVELQVKMVETSKKIQVIDSQISVLNRILQHVDITQREISTMPPDTKTYESVGRMFLLTDFEEVKANLKNREAQVKTRTKELENNKQYLEKNLKESEDNIREMVQQRKEQSEIKS is encoded by the coding sequence ATGGCTAAACCTGTAGATTTAGAGCTAAAAAAAGCATTTGTTGAATTACAAGTCAAAATGGTTGAAACTAGCAAGAAAATACAGGTGATAGACTCCCAAATTAGTGTATTGAACCGCATCTTGCAGCACGTAGACATAACTCAACGTGAAATCAGTACCATGCCTCCTGATACGAAGACCTATGAGTCCGTGGGCCGAATGTTCTTACTTACTGACTTTGAAGAAGTTAAAGCCAATTTGAAAAACCGAGAGGCGCAAGTGAAAACGCGTACTAAAGAATTGGAGAACAATAAGCAGTATCTGGAAAAAAACTTGAAAGAAAGTGAAGACAATATCAGGGAAATGGTACAACAGAGGAAGGAACAGAGTGAAATAAAATCATAA